The following nucleotide sequence is from Cyclobacteriaceae bacterium.
TACTCTCGTTGACATATGTCGTGCAATCTCTGAGCATGGACCGAAAAAGATCTATATTCTGAATACAGGTGTATCCACTCTTGTTCCCCTTAGGATTGCAAAAGAAATTCTGGCACAGCAGGGAATACAGATGACCTATACAGATATCCTGAATGTTGCTGGCGAAGCAGAGAAGAAGATAAAAAAACAAAGCGCCGGCACCCATGCTGACGAGATTGAAACATCCATGATGTTGTACATCGCGCCTGAAACCGTGAATATGAGTCTTGCAGCAAAGGATATTCCAGTTAACGATGGACCAGGACCATTGACATTGAATTCCAATAATCCCAATGGAAGGTATTCTCCTACGGGAATCTATGGAGATGCAACACTTGCTACAAAGGAGAAAGGAAAAGTGGTAATTGAAGCGATGGTCAATGGAATCAATGCCGAGATCCATTCATTGCGAAAAGCAGCGTCGATTAAGTCACCTGTCTATAATGATCTCCAATTCTATTCAGGTCAGTATTCTATTTCAAAAGATGAATCAATCACGATCTCAATGGAAAATGGTATCCTTATCTTTGAAAGAAAAGGAATCAGGAAGTTTCCCTTGCTCCAGCAATCCCAGACATCATTCACCATCGGCGAACGTGGCAGGATTGTTTTCTTTAATGATGGATCCAATATACTTTGCTATCTCAACTGGGACGGCATAGACTTTCTTGGAAAGAAGTCCTGATCTATTCTAAAATGAGATGAATACTATTCCACTAATGGTATTCTTTAATCTGCAACTCTCTGCTATCTTGTAGGTACCTAAAATCCAATCCATGAAGAAATTATCCATCCTCTTGTTTGTTCTGTTCCTGGCGTATCAGGGTTCAGCTCAAAAAGCAATTACAGGTTTTCCAAAGGAAACAACCGATACCGAACTTAAGCTTGAGCAAAAATTCGACAGCTATCTTACCGCTGGCAATCTTGACCAATGGATGAAAAAGATGGCAGCCCGTCCTCACCATGTTGGATCTCCTTATGGAAAAGTCAATGCTGAATTCATTCGGGATATGTTCCGTAGCTGGGGATGGGAGGCAGAAATTGAAACCTATAAAGTTCTCTTCCCCACCCCCAAAGTCAGAATACTGGAGATGGTTAGTCCTACAAAATTTGTTGCCAGAATTGCTGAATCAACTTTAAAGCAGGATGCAACTTCAGGTCAGACAAGCGAACAACTTCCTGTTTACAATGCATGGTCTGCTGATGGTGATGTTACCGGAGAACTTGTATTTGTTAATTATGGAGTACCTGCCGATTACGAACAACTGGAACGTCTTGGAATTGATGTGAAAGGAAAGATCGTCATAGCTAAATATGGCGGCTCCTGGAGAGGTATTAAACCCAAAGTAGCACAGGAACATGGTGCGATCGGTTGCCTTATATATTCCGATCCACATGAGGATGGTTATGCAGAAGGTGATGTGTATCCAAAGGGCGCTTACCGTCCAAGTGATGGAGCACAGCGGGGTTCTGTGTTGGATATGCCTGTCTATCCCGGTGACCCGTTGACTCCTAACATTGGTGCAACGGCTGATGCCAAACGCCTTAAACAAAGCGAAGCACTCAACCTGATTAAAATTCCGGTTATGCCAATCTCTTATGGTGATGCGCAGCCATTGCTTGCCGCATTAACCGGTCCTGTCGCTCCAGAAAAATGGAGAGGCAGCTTGCCTATTACTTATCATGTTGGTCCTGGCCCTGCCAAGGTTCATCTCAAGCTTCAATTCGACTGGAAGCTGGTGGATTGCTTGAATGTCATTGCGAAAATCAAAGGAAGTGAATTCCCGGATGAATGGGTTATTAGAGGAAATCATCATGATGGTTGGGTAAATGGAGCCAATGATCCTATCAGTGGTATGGTAGCAGAGATGGAAGAAGCACGTGCTATTGGCGAAATGGTTAAAGCAGGCTGGAAGCCAAAGCGTACTATAGTTTATTGTGCATGGGATGGAGAAGAGCCAGGATTGATCGGTTCTACAGAGTGGGTTGAACATCATGCAACAGAGCTTCAGCAAAAAGCAGTGGCCTATATCAACACCGATGGAAATGGAAGGGGATTTTTATTTATGCAGGGTTCCCATACTCTTGAAAAGATGATGAATGAGATTGCCGGCGAAGTAACTGATCCTCAAACAGGAGTCAGCGTTCTTGAAAGAAGCCGCTCCTATTTTGTTACCACAGCTTCCTCTGCAAAGTCGAAGAAAGAGATGATGGCAAAATCAACCGTTGCGATTGATGCCCTTGGCTCAGGCTCAGATTTCTCTCCTTTCATTCAGCACCTTGGGATTCCATCGTTGAATATTGGATTTGGAGGAGAAGATGGTGCAGGGGTTTATCACTCTATCTATGATTCATATGATCACTACAAGAGATTCGGTGATCCTAAATTTGAATATGGCATTGCTTTGGCGAAAACAGTAGGCAGAGCCACTTTGCGTTTTTCGGAAGCAACTGTATTACCGTTTGACTTCATAGGGTTTCACAAAACTGTTAATCAGTATTTGACGGAAGTCACTGACCTAATCAACAATGTCAGGGAAACAACGGAAGTTGAAAATCAAATCATCAAGGAGAAAAGATATGTTCAAGCGGCAGATCCAATGTTAAAATACTCTGCACCCGTTGCAAAGGAGGCAGTTCCATTCATTAGTTTTGCCAGTCTGCAAAATGCATTGAGTACGTTGGAGAAAAGCACAACCAATTTTGCTGATCTCTATGCTGCAAATCCCAAGCACAATACCAACCTCACAAAACTCAATCAACTATTGTATCAGGCAGAGCAAAAGTTACTTTCCACCAACGGCCTTCCACGGAGACCATGGTATAGGCACAGCATCTATGCTCCTGGATTCTATACAGGGTATGGCGTAAAGACACTCCCGGGAGTACGTGAAGCGATTGAGCAGCGTGACTGGAAAGAAGCACAAGAGCAGATTGAAGTTGTTGCAAAGACTCTTCTTGAATACTCTGCGCAGGTGGATGCCGCATCAAAAATCCTAATGCTCCGCTGATCTTAGAACACAAAACATGAGAATAATTCTTTCCATCATACTTGCGCTATCCCTGCAATTATCTCAGGCACAACTCCCTCAGAAGAGCTATGCCTTAACGAATGTGAATCTTTTCAATGGAGTTGATAATAAGATCACGCCAAACGTCATCATTTTTATTAAGGATAAAAAGATAGAGCGCATTGGAAAGACAGGAGATGTTATTGGTAAGGAATATGAGATCGTGGATTGCATGGGAAATTATGCAGCTCCCGGAATGATTGATGCGCATACTCACATCAGCACGTTGGAATCCGCAAAGCGTGCACTGCTTTCCGGTGTCACTACTGTTCGAAGTGCTGGTGTATCGTCCTTTGAAGATGTTGCGATTCGAGAACTGGCGAAGTCAGGAAGAATTGCAGGACCCGATATCATTCCTGCCGGAGTCTTTATACGTCCCACGATCGATGATGATGTATTGGCTGATCCTAGACTCGTGAGTCTTCTTTCTGGTGTAAGCACTGATGAGGAGTTGAAGCTATTAGTGAATGTGAATATTGATCGTGGTGCTGAAGTAATAAAAACCAGAAGTACTGAACGCGCCGGTCTGCCAGAAACAGATCCACGTCAACAATCATACACGCAGCATCAGGTTAAAATAATTGTGGATGAAGCAGCAAAGCGTAAAGTCCCCGTCATGGTTCATGCTCACGGGGATGAAGGTGCGCGTGCTGCTGTCCTTGCGGGAGCAAAGAGCATTGAACATGCAAGTTTTCTAACGGAGCAGACATTACTATTGATGAAAGAGAAAGGAACGTTCCTGGTCCCTACCTTCATCACACTGGAAGATCTTACTACACCTGGTGGTGATTTCTCAAGTGCCGCACTGGAGCTCCGCGGAAAATTTATGTTACCTTCTGCTGAGAAGGTTTTCAGAAAAGCTCATTCGCTTGGCGTGAAGATCGCAACGGGTGCAGATAATTTCTATTCATCCACCAGCACCAGTCGCATATCATTGGAAGCAGAACATTTTGTAAGAATGGGGATGACCAATTTTGAAGCACTGCAGTCAGCAACGGTTGTCAGCGCAGACCTGATAGGACTCTCCTCCAGGACCGGAAGAATTGTTCCCGGATATGAAGCAGATATTATTATTCTCCCTGCTAATCCGCTTGAGGATATCAAAGCGCTTCAGGATGTACTGATCATTGTGAGCAACGGATATCTGCCATTGAAAAGACTTCCGTTTGGAAAGGAATAAATTTCAAACCAATGGTCAGGCAGTCCGATCAAAAGAATTCCTCATTTTTCAAATTTCATTCTTCATTTGATTTACCTTTGAGATTCAATTTTTGAAATGAAGCTCAATAAGTACTATGTAATCGATTTCGACAGCACTTTTACGAAGGTTGAAGCCTTCGATGTACTGGCGGACATCTCTCTTAACGGTCATCCTGATAAGGCAAAAATCGCCAAAGAGATTGAAGAAATTACCCGTCAGGGAATGAACGGTTCTATTTCCTTCCGTGAATCACTTGAGCAAAGACTAGCGTTGCTGAATGCAGATAAAAAACATATTCCTGCATTGGTGGAATTATTGAAATCTAAAGTTTCTGAATCATTCAAACGGAATAAAGATTTCTTCACCACCTATTCCGATAATATTTACATTATTTCTAATGGCTTTCGCGAATTCATTGACCCGGTCGTTACAGAGTTCGGTATCAAGTCTGAAAACATTCTTGCCAATGAATTCACTTTTGACAAGCAGGGCAAAGTAACAGGCTTTGACAAGAACAATCCATTATCGATGAATGATGGAAAGTCTGAACAGTTGAAGCGTCTCAATCTTCAGGGAGATGTTTATGTAATTGGTGATGGGTATACCGATTACGAGATCAAGAAATCGGGTCTCGCAAATAAATTCTATGCCTTTACAGAAAACATAGAGCGCGAAAATGTATCCAGTAAAGCAGATCACGTTACTCCCAGCCTGGATGAGTTCCTCTATCTCAACAAGCTGAACACAGCTATCTCCTACCCTAAGAACCGCATCAATGTGCTACTTCTGGAAAATGTTCATCCTGTGGCGATTGAATTGATGAAGGCGGAAGGATTCAATGTCGAGAATTATCCTGCAGGACTGGAAGAAGATGAACTCTGTGAGAAGATAAAGAATGTATCAGTACTGGGAATCCGTTCCAAGACTCAGGTAACAGCAAAAGTTTTAGACAGTGCTACCCGACTGATGACGATCGGTGCTTTTTGCATTGGCACCAACCAGATCGATCTGAAAGAAGCGACCAAAAAAGGGATCGCTGTCTTCAATGCACCTTTTAGTAATACGCGTTCCGTAGTTGAGCTTGCTATCGCAGAGATGATCATGCTGATGCGCAACATTCCTGACAAATCTGCCAAGATGCATAAAGGGCAATGGGATAAGTCGGCGAAAGGAAGTTTTGAGATCCGGGGAAAGAAACTTGGAATCATTGGATACGGAAGCATCGGCACACAGCTTTCTGTCCTTGCTGAGAATCTTGGTATGCAGGTTTACTATTATGATCGTGAAGAAAAGCTTGGACTGAGCAATGCAACCAAGTGCAAGACACTGAAAGAACTTTTGGCGATCTCTGATGTCATTACACTTCATGTTGATGGTCGTGAAAGCAATACCAACCTCATTGGAGCGGAAGAATTTGCGCAAATGAAAACCGGTGTTCTATTCCTCAATCTCAGTCGTGGGCATGTAGTAGATGTGAAAGCACTGCGCGAAAGTATCCTTAGTGGAAAAGTCGGAGGATGTGCTGTTGATGTGTTTCCTCATGAGCCTATCAGCAATAATGAGGAGTTTGTTTCTGAGTTAAGGGGACTTCCCAATACCATCCTATCTCCTCATATCGGGGGAAGCACTGCCGAAGCACAGGAGAACATAGGAAATTTTGTTCCTGGCAAAATGATGGACTACATCAACACAGGAAGCACCAGTAACAGTGTCAATTTCCCGAATCTGACATTGCCAACACTTGAGAATGCGCATCGCCTTATTCACATACATAACAATGTTCCTGGGATTCTTGCCAAGATCAATAAAGTTCTGGCCGACAATGGGATCAACATCGCGGGGCAATATCTTAAGACCAACGAACACATTGGTTATGTGATCACGGATATTGACAAGCATTACAACAAGGAAGTGATAAAGGATCTGAGAGCGATTGAGAATACTATCAAATTCAGAATTCTTTATTGACCAATGCGTGGTCCTCAGGAGATTTAATCTTAAGGCATAAGATTAAAATTAAAAATCCACTGAATGAGGATTGAGTGACTGAACCCCAATTACGACAAGTTTTGAGCTGCCGTCAACCGCAACCTTCTTCTGTTATCCTGCTTTTTGGGCGAGGCTCTGCAGTAAACTACAGGGTGAAGCCTGATTTTGTTTGACAACTATGCTCGGATTTGTATTATATGTTGAGTTCAGCAAACGTGTCCCACATCCATGTGGATTTCTGGATCAAAGAAACATAAATCTTATACCAATATCAGTGTTGATTTCATTCTATTTTTTTTGTAGCGATAACTATTTTTGATGGCATTATTATTGCTAAAAAGCTTACTTAAATTACAAACCTCCTCTATGAAATATTTACAAAAGTCTTTGATCCTTTTCCTGTTCAGTTTTGTCGCTTTGCATGCGCAAGCACAGGAAGCACCCAAAACTTATAGCCATGACATAGGCTTCAATGCAATTGTATTTCAGAATTTCTTTGGAAGTGGAAGTGCTCCATTCACCATCTTGTATAAGAAATATTCATCCGAAAATAAAGCAACCCGTCTCGGGCTTTCTACTTCTTTAAATTTCCAAAGCGCAAAGGCCACCCCTTCTAATGTTTCTTATACCACCAATAACAATGCAAGCGTTTCTCTCATCATTGGCAAGGAAAGTCAGCAGGTAATTTCAGAAAGATGGGTATGGTTTTTTGGAGGAGATCTGATCCCCAATTTCTCATATTCAAAATTTGATCAGTTTGATCCTACCAACTCCGATACACCTTTAAACACAGTCATAAGTTATGGTTTGGACATTCGTCCTTTCCTTGGTTTGAGATTCAATATCAACCCGAGGTTGTATATTGCCACAGAATTTTCAGGGATCCTGGGATACCGTCACACAGATCGCAAAATAAAATTCCCAACACAGACGAATGAACTTAATACTGATGACTTGAATCTCTCTCTTGTTCCGGCGTCAGCACTTTTTCTTTTTTACAGATTTTAACAGGCATTCATAGATTGATTCAATGGTCAACTTCACTCCCGGCCCTTCACAGCTTTACTTCACTGTTGCAGATCACCTTAAGAAAGGATTTAAAGACGGCATCCCGTCACTTTCTCACAGAAGCAAACAATTTGAATCAATCTTTGCTCGTACCACCAACGGACTTCGGGAGTTACTCGACATTCCTTCTGATTATTCAATCGTCTTTACGGGTTCAGCAACTGAAATATGGGAACGCATCATTCAAAATCTGGTAGAAGAGAAATCCCATCATTTTGTGAATGGCGCTTTTTCAAAACGTTTCTTTGAGATCGCTCAGCAACTGAATAAAAAATCCACCAAAACAGAAGTACCCGCAGGAAGTAGTTTTGCTGACTCCATTTCTATTCCGGAAGGAACAGAATTGATTGCACTTACACATAATGAAACCAGCACCGGGGTTTCATTGTCACTTCCATTTATTCATTCATTCAAAGAGAATAACCAGGAGTGCCTTGTGGCGGTCGATGCTGTAAGCTCACTACCCTACCCATCTTTTGATTTCACAAAAATTGATTCAGTTTTTTTCTCGATTCAAAAGGGTTTTGGATTACCTGCCGGTCTGGGTGTCTGGATATTCAATAGGAGATGTCTTGATAAGGCAAATCAACTGTTGGCAAAAGGGATTTCCATTGGAAGCTTTCACACCCTTCCATTGCTTCATGCCAACGCTCAAAAAAATCAGACACCGGAGACGCCAAATGTTCTGGCCATCTATCTGCTCGGAAAAGTCGTAAGTGATTTCCTTGTACGTGGCGCAACAACGATGCGTCAGGAGACTCAATATAAAGCTGCACTTCTTTACAAGGCCCTGGAAGATCATACTGCTATAAAACCTTTTGTTGCCGATAAGCACAACCGCTCAAAAACAGTAATCGTAGCGGAGACGGGTGATCGCACAGAAGAGCTTACCTCCTTTCTGCAGACACGCGGATTTTTCCCGGGGGAAGGTTATGGTTCTTCAAAGAAAAACCAATTGAGGTTTGCCAATTTTCCCGCCCACTCCAAAGAGCAATTCGAAAGTCTTGTGGATGCCCTTTCAACTTTTAAATAGGGCATTTTAAACTATTAGTCTGTATTATTGTCTAACCGACAGTTTTAGAAAAAACGCTTGGACGATAAAGAGCTCTTAGCCAAGATCAGGAACCCGGAAACAAGAAACTACGGGTTCAATATGCTGGTGCGTTCGTATCAGCAAAAGGTCTATGGGCTCGTGCGTAAAATGGTGATCGATCACGATGACGCGGATGATATTACTCAGGAAGTATTCATCAAAGTACACAAATCAATAGATGGGTTTCGCGAAGACTCTCAACTTTACACCTGGATATTCCGGATTGCTACCAACGAATCTTTAACATTCCTCAATAAAAAGAGAAGGAGATTTTTCCTTCCCATTGAAGACATTGGAAAGGAACTTTCTGCGAAGATCGATACCTCTCCTGATATCGGAGGAGATGAGATTCAGAAAAAACTACAAAAGGCATTGTTGACGCTTCCCGATAAACAAAGGCTGGTGTTCAACTTAAAATATTATGAAGAAATGTCATACGAAGAAATGTCCAGCGTGACGGGTACCTCAGAGGGCGCTTTGAAAGCGAGCTACCACCATGCAGTGAAGAAAATAGAGGAATTTTTAAAGAATGATTAAACCTAAAGGGCAATAAACAGTCAAAGAAACCAGGAATGAGAAAATTAGAAGACATACCGAAAAAAGACCTTTTTGAAGCTCCGGAGGGCTATTTTGATCGCCTTCCTGGAATTATCCAGACACGGGTGGCAGAATCTGAAAAGCAATCAGCATGGCTGCCTTATTTCACTACCAGTCTGAAATACGCTCTTCCGGTTCTGGTAATAGGGATTGGAGCGATCTTCTATTGGCAAC
It contains:
- a CDS encoding creatininase family protein; this encodes MKPTLIIILLLSSLNLAAQKAIYVEMLPWTEARKMLTDTTIVVIPLGAESKEHGPHLQLRNDWLIAEYLKKRIAKDQSVVIYPTINYHYYPSFLEYAGSTSLRLETAYSTLVDICRAISEHGPKKIYILNTGVSTLVPLRIAKEILAQQGIQMTYTDILNVAGEAEKKIKKQSAGTHADEIETSMMLYIAPETVNMSLAAKDIPVNDGPGPLTLNSNNPNGRYSPTGIYGDATLATKEKGKVVIEAMVNGINAEIHSLRKAASIKSPVYNDLQFYSGQYSISKDESITISMENGILIFERKGIRKFPLLQQSQTSFTIGERGRIVFFNDGSNILCYLNWDGIDFLGKKS
- a CDS encoding M28 family peptidase, which encodes MKKLSILLFVLFLAYQGSAQKAITGFPKETTDTELKLEQKFDSYLTAGNLDQWMKKMAARPHHVGSPYGKVNAEFIRDMFRSWGWEAEIETYKVLFPTPKVRILEMVSPTKFVARIAESTLKQDATSGQTSEQLPVYNAWSADGDVTGELVFVNYGVPADYEQLERLGIDVKGKIVIAKYGGSWRGIKPKVAQEHGAIGCLIYSDPHEDGYAEGDVYPKGAYRPSDGAQRGSVLDMPVYPGDPLTPNIGATADAKRLKQSEALNLIKIPVMPISYGDAQPLLAALTGPVAPEKWRGSLPITYHVGPGPAKVHLKLQFDWKLVDCLNVIAKIKGSEFPDEWVIRGNHHDGWVNGANDPISGMVAEMEEARAIGEMVKAGWKPKRTIVYCAWDGEEPGLIGSTEWVEHHATELQQKAVAYINTDGNGRGFLFMQGSHTLEKMMNEIAGEVTDPQTGVSVLERSRSYFVTTASSAKSKKEMMAKSTVAIDALGSGSDFSPFIQHLGIPSLNIGFGGEDGAGVYHSIYDSYDHYKRFGDPKFEYGIALAKTVGRATLRFSEATVLPFDFIGFHKTVNQYLTEVTDLINNVRETTEVENQIIKEKRYVQAADPMLKYSAPVAKEAVPFISFASLQNALSTLEKSTTNFADLYAANPKHNTNLTKLNQLLYQAEQKLLSTNGLPRRPWYRHSIYAPGFYTGYGVKTLPGVREAIEQRDWKEAQEQIEVVAKTLLEYSAQVDAASKILMLR
- a CDS encoding amidohydrolase family protein, which translates into the protein MRIILSIILALSLQLSQAQLPQKSYALTNVNLFNGVDNKITPNVIIFIKDKKIERIGKTGDVIGKEYEIVDCMGNYAAPGMIDAHTHISTLESAKRALLSGVTTVRSAGVSSFEDVAIRELAKSGRIAGPDIIPAGVFIRPTIDDDVLADPRLVSLLSGVSTDEELKLLVNVNIDRGAEVIKTRSTERAGLPETDPRQQSYTQHQVKIIVDEAAKRKVPVMVHAHGDEGARAAVLAGAKSIEHASFLTEQTLLLMKEKGTFLVPTFITLEDLTTPGGDFSSAALELRGKFMLPSAEKVFRKAHSLGVKIATGADNFYSSTSTSRISLEAEHFVRMGMTNFEALQSATVVSADLIGLSSRTGRIVPGYEADIIILPANPLEDIKALQDVLIIVSNGYLPLKRLPFGKE
- the serA gene encoding phosphoglycerate dehydrogenase — translated: MKLNKYYVIDFDSTFTKVEAFDVLADISLNGHPDKAKIAKEIEEITRQGMNGSISFRESLEQRLALLNADKKHIPALVELLKSKVSESFKRNKDFFTTYSDNIYIISNGFREFIDPVVTEFGIKSENILANEFTFDKQGKVTGFDKNNPLSMNDGKSEQLKRLNLQGDVYVIGDGYTDYEIKKSGLANKFYAFTENIERENVSSKADHVTPSLDEFLYLNKLNTAISYPKNRINVLLLENVHPVAIELMKAEGFNVENYPAGLEEDELCEKIKNVSVLGIRSKTQVTAKVLDSATRLMTIGAFCIGTNQIDLKEATKKGIAVFNAPFSNTRSVVELAIAEMIMLMRNIPDKSAKMHKGQWDKSAKGSFEIRGKKLGIIGYGSIGTQLSVLAENLGMQVYYYDREEKLGLSNATKCKTLKELLAISDVITLHVDGRESNTNLIGAEEFAQMKTGVLFLNLSRGHVVDVKALRESILSGKVGGCAVDVFPHEPISNNEEFVSELRGLPNTILSPHIGGSTAEAQENIGNFVPGKMMDYINTGSTSNSVNFPNLTLPTLENAHRLIHIHNNVPGILAKINKVLADNGINIAGQYLKTNEHIGYVITDIDKHYNKEVIKDLRAIENTIKFRILY
- a CDS encoding aminotransferase class V-fold PLP-dependent enzyme codes for the protein MDSMVNFTPGPSQLYFTVADHLKKGFKDGIPSLSHRSKQFESIFARTTNGLRELLDIPSDYSIVFTGSATEIWERIIQNLVEEKSHHFVNGAFSKRFFEIAQQLNKKSTKTEVPAGSSFADSISIPEGTELIALTHNETSTGVSLSLPFIHSFKENNQECLVAVDAVSSLPYPSFDFTKIDSVFFSIQKGFGLPAGLGVWIFNRRCLDKANQLLAKGISIGSFHTLPLLHANAQKNQTPETPNVLAIYLLGKVVSDFLVRGATTMRQETQYKAALLYKALEDHTAIKPFVADKHNRSKTVIVAETGDRTEELTSFLQTRGFFPGEGYGSSKKNQLRFANFPAHSKEQFESLVDALSTFK
- a CDS encoding sigma-70 family RNA polymerase sigma factor; amino-acid sequence: MDDKELLAKIRNPETRNYGFNMLVRSYQQKVYGLVRKMVIDHDDADDITQEVFIKVHKSIDGFREDSQLYTWIFRIATNESLTFLNKKRRRFFLPIEDIGKELSAKIDTSPDIGGDEIQKKLQKALLTLPDKQRLVFNLKYYEEMSYEEMSSVTGTSEGALKASYHHAVKKIEEFLKND